AGGAGAACGCTCCACCATTAATATTTTTGAAAAAGAAATAACACTTCACAATTACTTTACACGCACTGACATGAACGACCACTCCCACCTTGATGAGTACACCTACAAAATTGTAAAAATCGATCATTTGTAACTTCTGACAAAGGCCAAAAAGGAAGAGCAACAATGATTTTTCGCTCGAAATACAAGCTGCCTTGCATCTTGATCTTAGGTGCTGAAAAACAAGTTGAGAGTTTGCTTTCATTCGCCAGAACCAACAACATTCAAGGCATAAATTTTATTAAGGCTTACTCAGACAAGCATAATCTTCAAACCACAAAAATAAATAAACATATAGACCTTTTGTTTGTCGCTCCTTCTAATCAGGAAGAGTCTACTTTCCAAACAAAATACCTTTCTGAGGCCACAAGACTAGACATTGTTTCCGTTTCATTTGATTCTGAATCCCAGAGAAATAAAAGCTGGCAAACAAACCATCGTCAAATTACTTTTCTAAAAGAGGATCGATTATTAGTGCATGAGATATTTGGCATATTCTGCCACTCACTATTGAATAGTTCAGATACAGAATTTCGGCTAGATGATCTTCATAAGCTATACCAAAACAGTCAAGGGTGGACTAAATCAATTGCTTCAATTAGCAGATCGTATGGTAACGACAAGGGAAAGGAATGTATGTCTCATACACTCACAAAATTGAATGGCATACTGAACAATAGAAAAATATTGGGCTTGTTAATTCGCATAACCACAAACCCTCAATTTTCTTTAACACAATTTAATAGCACTTTTGAGCCCTTTGACGGTTCTACGATGTTTAGTTCTGTGACTGAATTCATTATGAATACCCACACAAACAAGTCTTCAGACGATAAAATTGAAATCCTTATACTTGTAGGATTTTGAATTCTTTAAGTAGTGTTTACCACTCATTTTTAATCATTATAAAATCGCTAAAAAGTGTCTGGTAAATTATTGGCAGTCAATAAAATATATCGGAACTACTTACCAAATCTTTGAGATGAAGCTGAAAAAAACTGAAGTAACTTATTACTCACCGGCAATAAATATATATTCTCAAGCGAGCTTAAGTCCCAGTTTTTTTGAATATGTTCATCAATCAATTGATCCAACTCGTCAATCCAATTTTTTCTTAAATTCACTAAATATGGACAATTCAGATTTAATAGATTGATTGTGTAATTAGCTCGACTTGTTTCACCATCGTCTAATGATAGGCTGGCAACAACTCGCCCATCTGAAAGATACGAAAAAAATTTAAAACAATTAACATCTAGCGGTGAAATAAATAATGCTGCACTATATTTACTCGATTTTGCATGCCCTCCAAACCTATCCTGTTGTCCAAAACTAGAATTATGAAGATCGTCACTAGATAGCGCACTCATTACAAGATTGTTATAATCAAATGTTTGAGTAGGAAATTGACTTTTTGGTTTAACATGCTCAATATGAGAATCTAAACTATTTAAATCTGGCCGAATCTCTGAATAAGCACACAAACCTTCTTGTTCATCTGTTAAGCGAACGTTTAGCCTTAATTTATCACCAAAAGATTTCCAGCGACTTTTAGCTAATGCAGCAGTTACAGGAGGCGTCATATTTGCTTGTGATAATCGATACCCACCTGAACCCGTTTTGTGGATAAACCTCATTACCCCTTATCCTTTGCTAGAAAATTTTGACGGTTAATGCTCCGCTCTATTTTTTGCAATTGTGGATGAGTAGGATGAAGTTTCATTGTTAGTGTATTTAAAAGCTGCCTAGCTTCATCAGATTCATACCTTCCTTGGTCAACTAAATTAGTTAATCTTTCTAAGGCTTCTTTTTCAGCAACAGGTGGAATCGGATCAACCCCCATAATCGCCTGCAAAACATCATTGCTGGGTTCTCCATAAGAGTATGCATTTGGTTCCGCCGCTACAGAACCATTTTCAGACTCACCTAATACCCTTATACACTCTTTAGGAATGGTTGAAAGCACTTGGGGACTATGAGTAGTGACGATAAACTGCAAATTGGGAAAAGCCTCTTGCAGCCCTCCAAGAATTCTTTGTTGCCATTGGGGATGCAAAAACATATCTACTTCATCAATAAGAACGACACCCGATGATTTTGTTGCAGCGTCGAGACCTAAATGAGGGTTAAGCTTTATACAGCGAAATGCAATATCAGACACTAGAACAACAATATTGCGAATTCCGTCACTCAACATATCCAATGGTAATGAACCATATTTATCATGAACCATAACCAATTTCTGTTGATGACGAGAACTATATTGAAGGTCTTTCCAGCCCGTAGTTTTTTGGGTAATTTTGTTAACCGCTTCTTGAATGACGAAAATCGTATTTCTTAGTGATATATAATCAGCTTCATTTATAAAGTTAGAATACTCTTCTCCACTTTCCATACGTTCAATCTGTACTTCACGGTAGCTTCTAAATACCCAAGCATACCAATCTTCGAACTGTTTATAACTGGATGTAGCAGTCAAACAATCTCGATATCCCCAAAAGCGTGAAAAAACAGCTTTATTCAGCTTTTTGTCTACTACTTTTGCTGTATATCGACCTTGATACCATAAGCGACCCGTTCCCAAATATACCACAACAGGCAAATCTACAGTTGTGGGACCCTCTTCATTGCGGACAAGGTGCTCTAACTCCTTGCCAATTTCTGTTATGAGCTTCGCTGAACGATCAGACTTGGTGTTTGTGCCCAACTTTGTTTTTTCTCTATATTGAACCCATTCTAGAGATTCACTCAACAACGTCCCCTTGGCTATAATTTTTGAAGGGACAACTGTTTCCATGTTTTTATCTGCCTTCAACTCCTGCCTAACATCATCTATTTGAATAGTCGCAGACTTACCTGCTTGGCTGCCCAAATCAAAAGCCTTCACATAAGGCCAAATAGAAATTCTAGCCGCATCCAAAAGAGTTGTTTTTCCCCCACCATTTGACGCGACTAACACAGTCAACGTTTCATGGAAATCGATTGATAGACTTTTAAAACAACGGAAATTTTCTAATGAAATGGAGTCTATATGCATGATAGTTTGATCTTTCGGAAAAATAATTTATTAAATACGCATGTGATTCAAATAGAAAATCAACATCAAAACTAACATGCTACAGTAAAGATAAAATAAAACAAATTTTTAAATAACGGTCCGCAAATAACATAAGCTCTATCATAAAAAATTCATTACTCATTAATAACGATATCATACAAACGATCACACCACTTTTGCAGCCACTCTTTTGCCTCTTCTTCATAGTGGTGAAGATCATAAGTCCCTTCAATACCTTTTTTAGCGTGCCCTAAAATCGCTTCGCTAACTTCTCTGGGGCATCTAAGCTTTGCCAACTGTGTCCTAACAGTTCTTCGCAAGTCATGAGGAGCCCAACACTCTACACCAAGATCTACACCATTCCTTCGAGCCCAATAAAGTTGCTGTGAAAGCTGCTTTTGATCAAGTGCTCTATCTAGCGGCTTTCCTTGAGGGCTTCTTGCACAAAAAACAAAACTAGAAACTTTTTCCATTTTATTCAACAAAGACATTGCTTGACTGGAAAGCTGGACATTCCGAGATGAGCCCGACTTTGTTTCCGCCAAATGAATGGTTGCTTCATTAAAATTAATGTCTTGCCATTTGATCTGACACACCTCCCCTGTCCGCATACCAGTCATAAGAGACAGCAACATGACACCTTTTGCATTAGGTGAAATATGCTGGGCTTTAGGCAGTTTCTGCCAAAGGGCTCTTATTTCTTGTTCGGATAAAACTCTTTGCCTTTTCGAGTTAGATACTTTGACACCTGAATCTTTGATCCGAGTTTTTATCTCAGGGCATGGATTTTGAAAGTTTGGGGGAAGTTTGTCGTTAGAAATTGCGAACCTATAAGCTAAGTTCAACTCTCTAAGAACATTACCTGCCTGAACATTAGACCCTCTTGCAATGATCTGATCAACCATTTGTTTAACTTCAATCAATGGAGTTTCAGATACAGGCATATCTCCCAGAACTCGAACAACGTCACCATATAAGGTTCTTCGCACTTCTTTTTGTCCCTTTTCCTTTCTACTACCACTGATAATCTTTTTATTACCTTTCCTATCAGGTTCAGAATATCTGTCCTCAACTTTTCCAGTCAAATAGAGTTCAACCATTGCACGAAAGGTAAAGTTAAGTTTATCTGCCTCACGCATAGCTTCAAGCTCTACCTTCCTAGCGTCCTCTTCTCGATCAATTAAATATTGCTGGGGATCATAACCACTCGCACGCAATGCTTTAAACTCTTGTAACTTTTCACGTGCTTTTGCAAGGCTCATATCAGGATAAACACCCAATACCAATTGCTTCATTTTGCCTTCAAAGTTCTTGTAGCGATAAATAAAAGATGTCGCACGAGATGTCCTCTTAACTCTGAGACCCAAATAATCTCCAGAGTCTGTTAAAACGTCTCCTGTCTTCATGTTTTTAACAGCGATCGCTGATAGTGGTTTTTTGGTAGAATGGGCAACCAATGTAATGACCTCAATAACAGTATTTTTTTGAAACCTACGACAGCAAGTAGTATTTCAATTATTAGACAATTTACTAGGCATTATAAGATAAAAAACCGAAAACTGTTACGCCAACTGTTACGCCATATTTTGAGATTTTACGGGTTTTCATGAAACTTTATAGAACCAACAGAAACTACAAAAACAGAATTTAATTAATATAAATCAATAACTTATTTATGAAAAATACCGAAAAATCAACCCCAAAAAATCAGTCGCACACCCCAATGATGCAGCAATACTTGGCAGTCAAAGCCGAGCACCCGAATCATCTTCTGTTTTATCGGATGGGCGATTTTTATGAACTCTTCCACGAAGATGCCAAAAAGGCTTCAGAGCTACTCGACATTACCCTGACCGCCAGAGGAAAATCCGGCGGCGAACCGATTCCTATGGCGGGAATTCCCCATCATTCGGCAGACGGTTATTTGGCAAAGCTGGTCAAACTGGGTGAATCGGTCGCTATCTGCGAGCAAGTGGGCGACCCGGCAACCTCAAAAGGCCCCGTGGAACGTAAAGTAGTTCGCATCATCACCCCTGGAACCTTGGTTGAAGATGCTTTGCTTGAAGACAAGGCAGAGAATTTACTGTGCGCGATTGTCCAGAGTGAAACGGCAACCGACGCTCAATATGGTTTGGTTTATCTTGATGTTGCCAGTGGTCGATTTGAAGGCACCATGATCGCCGATCAAGAAGCTCTCAACTCGGAAGTGGAGCGCCTAAAACCTGCTGAAATCATCTTGCCTGATGACCCACTTTTTAAACAAAACTTGCCAGAAACCATTCGCAACAGACCCAACCTGGTAGATTTTCCTGCCTGGCACTTTGAACCTGAGAGCTCACGCAAACGCCTGCTAAAACAATTCGGCACCAAAGACTTGGTCGCTTTTGGCTGCAATGATTTACCGACATTGATTGCTGCGGCTGGTGGAATTATTCAATACGCCCAGTCGATGCTGCAAAACGACTTGGTACATGTGCAAAGCTTACATACTTACCAACAAGATGACACGCTCATTCTAGATGCCAACAGTCGTCGCAACCTTGAGTTGGATACCAACCTTAGCGGTGGCACCCACAACACTCTGTTTGCCATTCTCGACAAAACAGCAACCGCTATGGGCAGCCGTCTACTCAAACGTTGGATCAATCAACCTCTGAGAGATCAAGCAAAACTAAATGCAAGATTAGATGCCATTGAATCCCTGTTGACGAGCTACCAAGCCGACGCATTTCGTGAGCTGCTCAAACCTATTGGCGATCTTGAACGTATTCTCAGCCGCGTTTCACTTTACTCAGCGCGCCCAAGAGATTTAATGCACTTGGGTCGCTCGTTGTTACAACTACCAGAGCTACAGAAACTCCTGACTGAACAATCAGCTGACAGATGGCAAGCGCTTGCCAAGACACTCGGACTTTACCCTGAGCTAGCTGAAACGTTGGATAAAGCTTTGGTTGAATCCCCACCGATGCTGATGCGAGACGGCGGTGTATTTGCCGAGGGTTATGATGCCGAACTGGATGAGTTGCGTAACTTAAAAACACAAGCAGGCGACTATCTGCTGGCACTGGAAGAGCGTGAGAAAGAGCGCACCGGCATCTCAACATTAAAAGTCGGCTACAACCGTGTACATGGCTATTACATTGAAGTCAGTAAACTGCAATCTGACAAAGTGCCGATGGACTACCAGCGCCGCCAAACCTTGAAAGGTCAAGAGCGTTATATCACCCCGGAACTTAAAACTTTTGAAGATAAAGTGCTGAGTGCAAATGAAAAAGCCCTCGCCAGAGAAAAATGGCTTTACCAACAATTGTTGGAAGCCATCAATGCCGAATTGCGCCCTTTACAGGCAACAGCAGGCGCTTTGGCAGAAATTGACGTCCTAGTTAACTTGGCTCGCCAAGCAAATGCTTTAAACCTTAACCGCCCGCAACTGACTGACGCGCCGGAAATCAGCATTATCAAAGGACGCCATTTAACGGTTGAAGCCCTGTCTTCGCAACCGTTTATTCCTAACGATACCTGTTTTGACGAGCAGCGTCGCTTACAGATCATCACGGGGCCCAACATGGGCGGGAAATCGACTTTCATGCGTCAAACCGCGCTCATCGCTATTTTGGCTTATATGGGTTCTTATGTCCCCGCAGAATCTGCCAGGTTGGGGTCCATTGACCGGATATTTACGCGAATCGGCGCATCGGATGACCTGACTTCCGGACGTTCGACCTTCATGGTAGAAATGACGGAAACCGCCAACATCCTGCACCATGCAACCGAAAACTCACTAATATTGATGGATGAAGTCGGTCGAGGCACCTCCACCTTTGATGGCTTGGCATTGGCTTGGGCGATAGCGGAACAAATGGCGAGTAAGATTAAAGGTTACTGTCTGTTCGCAACCCATTACTTTGAGCTCACTACCCTGAATGAGCAATATGACAATGTCATCAACATTCACTTAGATGCTGTCGAATATCAAGACAGTATTGTTTTCTTGCATCAGGTGCAGGAAGGCCCCGCTTCTCAAAGTTATGGTTTACAGGTAGCCGCATTGGCCGGTGTCCCTAAAGCGGTTATCGACATTGCGAAGCAACAGCTGACACGTTTGGAAAATCAAACCTTGGTTAATGCGCCTGTAGCACAGTCGGCAAACAACTCACCTCAGGCGCAAGTTGATATGTTTGCCTATGCGCCGGATCCTGCAATGGAAAATATTGCGGAACAGCTACAAAACTGCCATCCGGATGAAATGACGCCCAAAATGGCGTTGGAAAAACTCTACGAGCTGAAAGAACTCCTGTCCGACAAGTAAGTTAACAGTCTTTACAGTCTTGGACTTGCGTCAGGCGGTTTCGCCCTTGATTTTTGGACTCATAAAGGGCGATATCCACCTGCTTCAACACCCCTTTGACATCAACGGGTGGACAGAGATCAGAATGGTATAAACCACCGCTCAGTGTCAATTTCAGTTGCGCACCATCTACCGGGAAAGGATGCTCCTCAACCGCTTTTATAATATCCATCGCTTTCGCCAAGCTGTTTTCCAAAGGCGTCCGACTCAGTAAGACGACAAACTCTTCGCCCCCGGCTCGGTAAACCTTGTCATCATATCTGACACCTTGTTTCAGTTGCATCGCGACCTCTATCAACACCAAATCGCCGACATCGTGCCCATAATTGTCGTTTACCCTCTTGAACCAATCGACATCAAACATCAAAATCGCAAATGGAACCTGTTGGCTAAAATAATCATTGATGGCGTTTTCGATGTCTTCTTCCATGTTCAGCCGGTTCAGCAACCCCGTCAGTGCATCATGTTGCGCCAGTTTCTCCAGTTTGGAATTCGCCTCTTCCAGATGAGAAGTTCGTAACGCCACCAACTCCTGTAAAGACGCCATGGTTCGCGCTTCGGATTCGTTGAGTTGGACAATTTTCCTGACCATCGGTTTGAAGATAAACACCACTTCCAGAATCAAGACTATGAGTGTCAGAATCCAGTTAAACCATTCTATCTGCTGCACTTTGGTGAGCTTTTGCTCACCCTCTTTCTGGTATTCATGTACCACCAAGTTCAGATCATGCAGCAGGCTTTCAGACAAACCATTGATGTTGCTTAACACCTCCCGCGCGGCAACCTTGTCATTTTCTTTCTCCAACATGCGAGCAAGGGCAACATAGTCATCAACGCGCTTCGCTAAATCCATTTTTCCAAAATACATCTCGTGAATGGCGGGAGAAAGTGTCTCGAACTCTTCATTTTTGATATGACCGGTAGACAGGCGCTGATTCGCCAAAGCCATCTCTTGAGCACTTTTTTCCAACGCGTTCATGAGAAAAGCGGCTGAATGCTGACATTTGTCGAGATGGTCGAATCGTTTAAGATACAATCGGTGAGCATCAAGGGCAATATGCTGGCTCAGCATACGTTGACGACCGGAAATATTGACGATTAATGCA
This portion of the Hydrogenovibrio marinus genome encodes:
- a CDS encoding AAA family ATPase — its product is MHIDSISLENFRCFKSLSIDFHETLTVLVASNGGGKTTLLDAARISIWPYVKAFDLGSQAGKSATIQIDDVRQELKADKNMETVVPSKIIAKGTLLSESLEWVQYREKTKLGTNTKSDRSAKLITEIGKELEHLVRNEEGPTTVDLPVVVYLGTGRLWYQGRYTAKVVDKKLNKAVFSRFWGYRDCLTATSSYKQFEDWYAWVFRSYREVQIERMESGEEYSNFINEADYISLRNTIFVIQEAVNKITQKTTGWKDLQYSSRHQQKLVMVHDKYGSLPLDMLSDGIRNIVVLVSDIAFRCIKLNPHLGLDAATKSSGVVLIDEVDMFLHPQWQQRILGGLQEAFPNLQFIVTTHSPQVLSTIPKECIRVLGESENGSVAAEPNAYSYGEPSNDVLQAIMGVDPIPPVAEKEALERLTNLVDQGRYESDEARQLLNTLTMKLHPTHPQLQKIERSINRQNFLAKDKG
- a CDS encoding GGDEF domain-containing protein → MWQLDIRKLENNITIRYVIAISLIAFLSTTAYYALKSALSRSYDTALIVNISGRQRMLSQHIALDAHRLYLKRFDHLDKCQHSAAFLMNALEKSAQEMALANQRLSTGHIKNEEFETLSPAIHEMYFGKMDLAKRVDDYVALARMLEKENDKVAAREVLSNINGLSESLLHDLNLVVHEYQKEGEQKLTKVQQIEWFNWILTLIVLILEVVFIFKPMVRKIVQLNESEARTMASLQELVALRTSHLEEANSKLEKLAQHDALTGLLNRLNMEEDIENAINDYFSQQVPFAILMFDVDWFKRVNDNYGHDVGDLVLIEVAMQLKQGVRYDDKVYRAGGEEFVVLLSRTPLENSLAKAMDIIKAVEEHPFPVDGAQLKLTLSGGLYHSDLCPPVDVKGVLKQVDIALYESKNQGRNRLTQVQDCKDC
- the mutS gene encoding DNA mismatch repair protein MutS is translated as MKNTEKSTPKNQSHTPMMQQYLAVKAEHPNHLLFYRMGDFYELFHEDAKKASELLDITLTARGKSGGEPIPMAGIPHHSADGYLAKLVKLGESVAICEQVGDPATSKGPVERKVVRIITPGTLVEDALLEDKAENLLCAIVQSETATDAQYGLVYLDVASGRFEGTMIADQEALNSEVERLKPAEIILPDDPLFKQNLPETIRNRPNLVDFPAWHFEPESSRKRLLKQFGTKDLVAFGCNDLPTLIAAAGGIIQYAQSMLQNDLVHVQSLHTYQQDDTLILDANSRRNLELDTNLSGGTHNTLFAILDKTATAMGSRLLKRWINQPLRDQAKLNARLDAIESLLTSYQADAFRELLKPIGDLERILSRVSLYSARPRDLMHLGRSLLQLPELQKLLTEQSADRWQALAKTLGLYPELAETLDKALVESPPMLMRDGGVFAEGYDAELDELRNLKTQAGDYLLALEEREKERTGISTLKVGYNRVHGYYIEVSKLQSDKVPMDYQRRQTLKGQERYITPELKTFEDKVLSANEKALAREKWLYQQLLEAINAELRPLQATAGALAEIDVLVNLARQANALNLNRPQLTDAPEISIIKGRHLTVEALSSQPFIPNDTCFDEQRRLQIITGPNMGGKSTFMRQTALIAILAYMGSYVPAESARLGSIDRIFTRIGASDDLTSGRSTFMVEMTETANILHHATENSLILMDEVGRGTSTFDGLALAWAIAEQMASKIKGYCLFATHYFELTTLNEQYDNVINIHLDAVEYQDSIVFLHQVQEGPASQSYGLQVAALAGVPKAVIDIAKQQLTRLENQTLVNAPVAQSANNSPQAQVDMFAYAPDPAMENIAEQLQNCHPDEMTPKMALEKLYELKELLSDK
- a CDS encoding retron system putative HNH endonuclease yields the protein MRFIHKTGSGGYRLSQANMTPPVTAALAKSRWKSFGDKLRLNVRLTDEQEGLCAYSEIRPDLNSLDSHIEHVKPKSQFPTQTFDYNNLVMSALSSDDLHNSSFGQQDRFGGHAKSSKYSAALFISPLDVNCFKFFSYLSDGRVVASLSLDDGETSRANYTINLLNLNCPYLVNLRKNWIDELDQLIDEHIQKNWDLSSLENIYLLPVSNKLLQFFSASSQRFGK
- a CDS encoding tyrosine-type recombinase/integrase, translated to MVAHSTKKPLSAIAVKNMKTGDVLTDSGDYLGLRVKRTSRATSFIYRYKNFEGKMKQLVLGVYPDMSLAKAREKLQEFKALRASGYDPQQYLIDREEDARKVELEAMREADKLNFTFRAMVELYLTGKVEDRYSEPDRKGNKKIISGSRKEKGQKEVRRTLYGDVVRVLGDMPVSETPLIEVKQMVDQIIARGSNVQAGNVLRELNLAYRFAISNDKLPPNFQNPCPEIKTRIKDSGVKVSNSKRQRVLSEQEIRALWQKLPKAQHISPNAKGVMLLSLMTGMRTGEVCQIKWQDINFNEATIHLAETKSGSSRNVQLSSQAMSLLNKMEKVSSFVFCARSPQGKPLDRALDQKQLSQQLYWARRNGVDLGVECWAPHDLRRTVRTQLAKLRCPREVSEAILGHAKKGIEGTYDLHHYEEEAKEWLQKWCDRLYDIVINE